One part of the Tenacibaculum sp. 190130A14a genome encodes these proteins:
- a CDS encoding lysylphosphatidylglycerol synthase transmembrane domain-containing protein encodes MNFKKVLKIILPLILGGFLVWYSLSKVSVETLMQYFKKANYWWIALGLFFGIISHLSRAYRWKFLLEPMGYKPDFGNSTMAVLVAYLVNYAVPRAGEVSRAAVMTNYEDIPFEKGFGTIVAERIADLLMMLIIVAITLFVQFDFIYELLTKNFDPVKIGIGLGVLAIGGFVFTRYVKKADSGIGLKIKNFVAGLIEGATSIFKMKDKWAFIFHTVFIWVMYVVMFWVTIQAIEGLNVPLGGVLIGFIAGGFSIAATNGGIGLYPVAVAGAFALFGIAEEPANAFGWIMWTAQTAMIIVFGGLSFLFLPIYNKNK; translated from the coding sequence TTGAATTTCAAAAAAGTTTTAAAAATAATATTACCTCTCATTTTGGGAGGTTTTTTGGTATGGTATTCTTTGTCAAAAGTTTCTGTTGAAACATTGATGCAATACTTTAAAAAAGCAAATTATTGGTGGATTGCTTTAGGATTGTTCTTTGGTATTATAAGCCATTTATCTAGGGCATATCGTTGGAAGTTTTTACTAGAACCAATGGGATATAAGCCTGATTTTGGAAATAGTACTATGGCAGTTTTGGTAGCGTATTTAGTAAATTATGCAGTGCCAAGAGCAGGAGAGGTGTCTAGAGCGGCGGTAATGACGAATTATGAAGATATTCCGTTCGAAAAGGGATTCGGAACCATTGTTGCAGAGAGAATAGCAGATTTATTAATGATGCTCATCATTGTAGCAATTACGCTATTTGTGCAGTTTGATTTTATTTATGAACTGCTCACTAAAAATTTCGATCCCGTTAAAATAGGAATTGGTCTTGGAGTTTTAGCGATTGGAGGATTTGTATTTACAAGGTATGTAAAAAAAGCAGATTCAGGAATCGGCTTGAAAATTAAAAACTTTGTTGCTGGATTGATTGAAGGAGCTACAAGTATTTTTAAAATGAAAGATAAATGGGCTTTTATTTTTCATACCGTATTTATTTGGGTAATGTATGTGGTGATGTTTTGGGTTACAATTCAAGCTATTGAAGGGCTTAATGTGCCTCTTGGAGGTGTTTTGATAGGCTTTATTGCAGGAGGGTTTTCTATCGCTGCAACCAATGGAGGAATTGGTTTATACCCTGTTGCTGTGGCAGGAGCCTTTGCTTTATTTGGTATCGCAGAAGAACCAGCAAATGCGTTTGGTTGGATTATGTGGACAGCCCAAACAGCAATGATTATTGTTTTTGGAGGATTATCATTCTTATTCTTACCCATATACAACAAGAATAAATAA
- a CDS encoding DUF4270 family protein translates to MIKKFGIIGVCALALTTIISCEKDFNDIGTSIVSNTKFDTGSIELEVEITPIDIDASTAAPFYKAVRADNIELGTRGDYWMGVYNNVDAKKIEASLISQLAIPSDRKFTDKTYEDTDVISAPVLEEVLLKIPLQATSGDKDADGKPQFTIDNLLGDQEKSFTVKVYTSNTFLNRLDPTDPTKTNSFLSDAVYDKGTELSLVSTFTFKDVEKDTMYIFDRTVLADTPRTFKDTLKVGNGTNITGNPFKYIPLNKSFFQTNFIDKYDTSDFESQDAFTENILKGIIIEVTDNGDNGSAVPLTLANTNLKPSIDLLLTTTVKNAAGEVIDSVAKNHSYQFSGITNSMYKMSDATNAAPANSFVVQGTAGSIAEVKILDDIKLAELRANNWLINDAALTFNVNQTISRDSALVPQRLFLYQNFVNSNGNVEPTQLSDAYLEVPVFNGNLVVTEKLPEKYTFRITDYIAKLLKGETNFTNDPLVLKVYNTPTDNAIGTNNALNTNVESYNWNPRAVTLYDGDNANGAKKAILKISYSEKK, encoded by the coding sequence ATGATTAAAAAATTTGGTATTATAGGTGTTTGTGCGTTAGCATTAACCACAATCATTTCTTGTGAAAAAGATTTTAACGATATAGGAACGAGTATTGTAAGCAATACAAAGTTTGACACAGGATCTATTGAATTAGAAGTTGAAATAACCCCAATTGATATTGATGCAAGTACAGCAGCTCCTTTTTATAAAGCTGTAAGGGCTGACAATATCGAACTTGGTACAAGAGGAGACTATTGGATGGGGGTTTACAATAATGTAGACGCTAAAAAAATTGAAGCTTCATTGATTTCTCAATTAGCGATTCCTTCAGACCGAAAATTTACGGATAAAACCTACGAGGACACGGATGTTATTTCTGCTCCAGTATTAGAAGAAGTACTTTTAAAGATTCCTTTACAAGCTACTAGTGGTGATAAAGATGCAGATGGAAAACCTCAATTTACAATTGATAATTTATTAGGTGATCAAGAAAAAAGCTTTACTGTTAAAGTTTATACTAGTAACACTTTCTTAAATAGATTAGACCCAACTGATCCTACAAAAACGAACAGCTTTTTATCGGATGCTGTGTATGACAAAGGAACAGAATTAAGTCTAGTTTCTACCTTTACGTTTAAAGACGTAGAGAAAGACACTATGTATATTTTTGATAGAACCGTTTTAGCAGACACTCCAAGAACCTTTAAAGATACCTTGAAAGTAGGAAACGGAACTAACATTACAGGAAATCCTTTTAAATATATTCCATTAAATAAGAGTTTCTTCCAAACGAATTTTATTGACAAATATGATACTTCAGATTTCGAATCTCAAGATGCTTTCACTGAGAATATCTTAAAGGGGATTATAATTGAAGTAACTGATAACGGAGATAATGGTTCTGCTGTACCATTAACTCTTGCAAACACAAATTTGAAACCGTCTATCGATTTGTTATTAACTACTACTGTAAAAAATGCAGCTGGTGAGGTTATTGACTCTGTAGCTAAAAACCATAGCTACCAATTTTCAGGTATCACGAACAGCATGTACAAAATGAGTGATGCTACTAATGCCGCTCCTGCTAACAGTTTTGTTGTTCAAGGAACTGCAGGAAGTATTGCTGAAGTGAAAATTTTAGACGACATTAAATTGGCAGAGTTAAGAGCTAACAATTGGTTAATTAATGATGCTGCATTAACTTTCAATGTAAATCAAACAATTAGTCGAGACTCAGCTTTAGTACCACAAAGACTGTTTTTGTATCAAAACTTTGTGAACAGTAATGGGAATGTTGAACCAACACAATTGTCTGACGCTTATCTTGAAGTACCTGTTTTTAATGGAAACTTAGTAGTTACTGAAAAATTACCAGAGAAATATACCTTTAGAATCACAGATTATATAGCTAAATTATTAAAAGGGGAAACTAATTTTACAAATGATCCTTTAGTTTTAAAAGTATACAATACACCTACTGACAACGCTATTGGTACTAATAATGCATTAAATACAAACGTAGAATCTTACAACTGGAACCCAAGAGCTGTAACATTATACGATGGTGACAATGCTAATGGTGCTAAAAAGGCAATTTTAAAAATATCATATTCAGAAAAAAAATAA
- a CDS encoding glycogen/starch synthase: MKDKRILYVSSEVIPYLPETELSSTAFNVARHAHSKGVQTRIFMPRFGVINERRHQLHEVIRLSGMNLIINDMDMPLIIKVASIPKERMQVYFIDNDEYFKRKAIYTDEDDKLFDDNDERMIFFAKGVIETVKKLNWAPDIIHVHGWLASLLPLYLREFYKEEPLFTESKIVTSLYNNGFEGELNNELANKVRFDQIDNDKISVFETPNHINILKSAIENSDAIIKGSESLPEELESFISEKEVEILEFPSEEMLTESHLEFYKENVLELSE; encoded by the coding sequence ATGAAGGATAAGAGAATATTATATGTTTCTTCTGAGGTAATTCCATATTTACCGGAAACAGAGTTATCATCTACTGCATTTAATGTTGCAAGACACGCCCACTCAAAAGGAGTTCAAACCCGTATTTTTATGCCACGTTTTGGTGTTATTAATGAAAGAAGACATCAGCTTCACGAAGTAATTCGTTTATCTGGTATGAACCTTATCATTAATGATATGGATATGCCTTTAATTATTAAAGTTGCTTCTATTCCAAAAGAGAGAATGCAGGTGTACTTTATTGATAATGATGAGTATTTCAAGCGTAAAGCTATTTACACAGACGAAGATGACAAGTTATTTGATGATAACGATGAACGTATGATTTTCTTTGCTAAAGGTGTAATTGAAACGGTTAAAAAGTTAAACTGGGCACCAGATATTATTCATGTTCATGGATGGTTAGCTTCTTTATTACCTCTTTACTTAAGAGAATTTTATAAAGAAGAACCTTTGTTTACTGAAAGTAAAATCGTTACCTCATTATATAACAATGGGTTTGAAGGAGAGTTAAACAATGAGTTAGCTAACAAAGTTCGTTTTGACCAAATCGACAACGATAAGATTTCTGTTTTTGAAACACCAAATCACATTAATATATTAAAAAGTGCTATTGAAAATTCTGATGCTATAATTAAAGGTAGTGAATCATTACCAGAGGAGTTAGAAAGCTTTATTAGCGAAAAAGAAGTAGAAATTCTTGAGTTTCCTTCTGAAGAAATGCTAACCGAATCTCATTTAGAATTTTACAAAGAAAACGTATTAGAATTAAGCGAATAA
- the radA gene encoding DNA repair protein RadA, whose translation MPKTKTTFFCQNCGTQHAQWVGQCNNCKQWNTVVEEVIQKEEKRNWKSSSNTQKKVAKPLRVEEIQLNPEERFGTKNQELDTVLGGGLVKGAVILLGGEPGIGKSTLLLQIALQIPQKVLYVSGEESQSQIKMRAERLNASNSNCLILTETNTQQIFKNIEEVQPDVLVIDSIQTLHTNSIEASPGSISQIRETSAELIKFAKETATPVLLIGHINKEGNIAGPKILEHMVDVVLQFEGDRNHTYRILRSQKNRFGSTAELGIYEMLSDGLREVSNPSEILISKKDADLSGTAIASTLEGIRPLMIEIQALVSTAVYGTPQRTTTGYNLKRLHMILAVLEKRAGFKLGAKDVFLNITGGIQVDDPAIDLAVVAAILSSNQDVAINPDVCFAAEVGLAGEIRPVSKIDQRILEAEKLGYKTFVTSKYNKITSKNHSIRLVLVSKIEEAFATLFA comes from the coding sequence ATGCCAAAAACCAAAACAACTTTTTTCTGTCAAAACTGTGGTACACAACATGCTCAATGGGTAGGACAATGTAATAATTGTAAACAATGGAATACCGTTGTGGAAGAGGTGATACAAAAAGAAGAAAAAAGGAACTGGAAATCTTCCTCTAATACACAAAAGAAAGTAGCAAAACCGTTACGAGTAGAAGAAATTCAATTAAATCCAGAAGAACGTTTTGGTACCAAAAACCAAGAGTTAGATACTGTTTTAGGAGGTGGTTTGGTGAAAGGTGCGGTAATTTTGTTAGGAGGTGAGCCGGGAATCGGAAAATCTACCTTGTTGTTACAAATAGCATTACAAATACCGCAAAAAGTATTGTATGTTTCTGGAGAAGAAAGCCAATCACAAATTAAAATGCGAGCTGAGCGATTGAATGCAAGTAATTCCAATTGTTTAATTCTTACAGAAACCAATACTCAGCAAATTTTTAAGAATATAGAAGAAGTTCAGCCAGATGTGCTAGTTATTGACTCTATTCAAACCCTACATACAAATTCTATTGAAGCTTCTCCTGGGAGTATTTCTCAAATAAGAGAAACTTCTGCTGAGTTGATAAAATTTGCAAAAGAAACGGCTACTCCTGTATTATTGATTGGACATATCAATAAAGAAGGAAATATTGCGGGGCCAAAGATTTTGGAGCATATGGTTGATGTGGTATTGCAGTTTGAAGGAGATAGAAATCATACCTATCGAATTTTACGTTCTCAGAAAAACCGTTTTGGGTCTACTGCTGAATTAGGAATTTACGAAATGCTTTCTGATGGTTTGAGAGAAGTGTCTAATCCATCAGAAATATTAATTTCTAAAAAAGATGCAGATTTAAGTGGTACTGCAATAGCTTCAACTTTAGAAGGGATTCGTCCATTAATGATAGAAATTCAGGCATTGGTGTCTACGGCAGTATATGGAACTCCGCAACGTACTACCACAGGCTATAACTTAAAACGCTTGCATATGATTTTAGCTGTATTAGAAAAAAGAGCAGGTTTTAAATTAGGAGCAAAAGATGTATTTTTAAATATTACAGGAGGGATTCAGGTAGATGATCCTGCTATAGATTTAGCAGTAGTAGCAGCTATTTTATCATCAAATCAAGATGTAGCAATTAATCCAGATGTATGTTTTGCTGCAGAAGTCGGTTTAGCAGGAGAAATAAGACCCGTTTCTAAAATAGACCAACGAATTTTGGAAGCTGAAAAGTTAGGTTACAAAACTTTTGTTACTTCTAAATACAATAAAATAACAAGCAAAAACCATTCTATCAGGCTAGTTTTAGTGAGTAAAATAGAGGAGGCTTTTGCCACGTTGTTTGCTTAG
- a CDS encoding SMI1/KNR4 family protein, with the protein MNFIRDDKRVNVEDLEKLELLISNSLPKDYVQHMIEFNGGYLASGGVKNYYYDNKCVSFGRLFDLDKVKDMFNVKHEFLVNQGILSIGSVVGGYIGMGYSHNNLGEVFVYYSDGKTEKVAESFSEFIEELTLEEDDFL; encoded by the coding sequence ATGAATTTTATTAGAGACGATAAACGTGTAAATGTTGAAGATTTAGAGAAATTGGAATTATTGATTAGTAACAGTTTGCCAAAAGATTATGTTCAACATATGATTGAGTTTAATGGAGGTTATCTGGCCTCTGGAGGTGTTAAAAATTACTATTACGATAATAAGTGTGTCAGTTTTGGTAGGTTATTTGACCTAGACAAGGTAAAGGATATGTTTAATGTAAAACATGAATTTCTTGTTAATCAAGGAATCTTGTCAATAGGTTCTGTTGTTGGAGGATATATTGGTATGGGCTATTCGCATAACAACTTAGGAGAGGTTTTTGTTTATTACTCTGACGGGAAAACGGAGAAAGTAGCAGAGTCCTTTAGTGAATTTATTGAAGAGTTAACTTTGGAAGAAGACGATTTTTTATAA
- the panD gene encoding aspartate 1-decarboxylase has translation MLVQVVKSKIHRVKVTGADLNYIGSITIDEDLMDAAGIIEGERVQIVNNNNGERLETYAIPGPRGSGEITLNGAAARRVQKGDVLILIVYAFMELEEAKNFKPKLVFPNEADNTLS, from the coding sequence ATGTTAGTACAAGTAGTAAAATCTAAAATCCACCGAGTAAAAGTTACAGGTGCTGATTTAAATTATATAGGAAGTATTACCATTGACGAAGATTTAATGGATGCCGCTGGAATAATTGAAGGAGAACGTGTTCAAATAGTTAACAATAACAATGGAGAACGTTTAGAAACTTATGCAATTCCTGGTCCGAGAGGAAGTGGAGAAATCACGTTAAATGGTGCAGCTGCCCGCAGAGTTCAAAAAGGAGATGTGCTAATTTTAATTGTATATGCTTTTATGGAATTGGAAGAGGCAAAGAACTTTAAGCCAAAATTAGTTTTTCCTAACGAAGCAGATAATACCCTTTCATAA
- the panC gene encoding pantoate--beta-alanine ligase gives MKIFKSKSELKDFLFTIKKKKKSIGFVPTMGALHQGHLSLVKRSIKKNDLTVVSIFVNPTQFDNKEDLEKYPQTLENDIKLLESVNCDVLFAPSVEEIYASSITSESFDFDGLEHQMEGKFRDGHFDGVGTIVKTLFEIVEPTNAYFGKKDFQQLQIIKKLVEKYHIPVKVKGRPIFREEDGLAMSSRNVRLTKEHRGAAPFIYKVLKKARKKFGTKSAIEVTQWVEKQFKKHPLLELEYFTIADEATLTTIEEKKSDQKYRAFIAVFAGEIRLIDNMSLKKK, from the coding sequence ATGAAAATTTTTAAATCAAAATCTGAATTAAAAGATTTTTTATTCACAATTAAAAAGAAAAAAAAGTCTATCGGATTTGTTCCAACCATGGGGGCTTTACATCAAGGGCATTTGTCTCTTGTAAAAAGATCTATAAAGAAAAATGACCTCACCGTAGTTAGTATTTTTGTAAACCCAACCCAGTTTGATAATAAAGAAGACCTAGAAAAGTACCCACAAACATTAGAGAACGATATAAAGTTATTAGAAAGTGTAAATTGTGATGTACTGTTTGCTCCTTCTGTAGAAGAAATTTATGCGTCAAGTATTACTTCTGAAAGTTTCGACTTTGATGGATTGGAACATCAAATGGAAGGAAAATTTAGAGATGGACATTTTGATGGAGTTGGTACTATTGTGAAAACTTTGTTTGAAATTGTTGAACCTACCAATGCTTATTTTGGAAAGAAAGATTTTCAACAATTACAAATTATTAAAAAACTAGTTGAGAAATATCATATTCCAGTTAAAGTTAAAGGAAGACCTATCTTTAGAGAAGAAGACGGTTTAGCTATGAGCTCTAGAAATGTTAGGTTAACAAAAGAACATAGAGGAGCAGCGCCGTTTATTTATAAAGTATTAAAAAAGGCAAGGAAAAAATTTGGCACAAAAAGTGCTATTGAAGTTACGCAATGGGTTGAAAAACAATTCAAAAAGCATCCGCTGTTAGAGTTGGAATATTTTACCATTGCCGATGAAGCTACGTTAACAACTATTGAAGAGAAAAAATCTGATCAAAAATATAGAGCGTTTATCGCTGTTTTTGCTGGAGAGATTCGATTAATAGATAATATGAGTTTAAAAAAGAAATAA
- the glmS gene encoding glutamine--fructose-6-phosphate transaminase (isomerizing), translated as MCGITGYIGYREAYPIVINGLKRLEYRGYDSAGVMMYDGETMHLSKTKGKVSDLEVITNKEEERKAGRIGIGHTRWATHGVPNDTNSHPHFSESGDLVIVHNGIIENYDTIKKELISRGYKFQSDTDTEVLVNLIEEVKKTEGCKLGKAVQLALTQVIGAYAIAVFDKSKPNELVVARLGSPIAIGVGNDNKEFFVASDASPFIEYTKDAIYLEDGELAIIKKDKGIKVRKIDNDKLVDANIQKLQLSLEQIEKGGYDHFMLKEIYEQPKAIIDTYRGRMLPDEGIIKMAGVDDNISKFLNADRIIIVACGTSWHAGLVGEYLFEDMARIPVEVEYASEFRYRNPIITEKDVVIAISQSGETADTLAAIKLAKSKGAFVFGVCNVVGSSIARETHAGAYTHAGPEIGVASTKAFTTQITVLSLIALKLAKKRGTLSQTAFQQYLQTMQLIPNQVEKLLKIDSQVQEIAEVYKDAKNCLYLGRGFNFPVALEGALKLKEISYIHAEGYPAAEMKHGPIALIDENMPVFVIATRKGHYEKVVSNIQEIKSRSGKIVAIVTEGDQTVKEIADHTIEIPETEEALTPLLTTIPLQLLSYHIAVMLGKNVDQPRNLAKSVTVE; from the coding sequence ATGTGTGGAATAACTGGTTACATTGGATATAGAGAAGCTTATCCGATTGTTATTAATGGATTAAAACGATTAGAATATCGTGGTTATGATAGTGCAGGTGTTATGATGTATGACGGCGAAACAATGCATTTATCTAAAACAAAAGGAAAGGTTTCAGACCTTGAAGTAATTACGAATAAAGAAGAGGAGCGAAAAGCTGGGCGCATTGGTATTGGACATACTCGTTGGGCAACACACGGAGTTCCTAATGATACTAACTCTCACCCTCATTTTTCAGAATCTGGTGATTTAGTAATCGTTCATAATGGTATCATTGAAAATTATGACACTATTAAAAAAGAACTTATTTCTCGAGGATATAAATTTCAGAGTGATACCGATACGGAAGTTTTAGTAAACCTAATTGAAGAGGTTAAAAAGACAGAAGGTTGTAAATTAGGAAAAGCAGTTCAGCTTGCTTTAACACAAGTTATTGGAGCATATGCCATTGCGGTATTTGACAAATCAAAGCCAAACGAATTAGTAGTTGCTCGATTAGGAAGCCCAATAGCTATTGGAGTTGGGAACGATAACAAAGAATTTTTTGTTGCTTCTGATGCTTCTCCATTTATAGAATATACAAAAGATGCTATCTACTTAGAAGATGGTGAACTAGCTATTATAAAAAAGGACAAAGGAATAAAAGTTCGTAAAATAGACAACGATAAATTAGTTGATGCAAATATTCAAAAGCTTCAATTAAGCCTTGAACAAATAGAAAAGGGAGGATACGACCACTTCATGTTAAAGGAAATCTACGAACAACCTAAAGCCATTATTGACACGTATCGTGGTAGAATGTTACCAGACGAAGGGATTATTAAAATGGCTGGTGTTGATGATAATATTTCTAAATTCTTAAACGCAGATAGAATTATTATCGTTGCTTGTGGTACTTCATGGCATGCTGGTTTAGTTGGAGAATATCTTTTTGAAGATATGGCTCGAATTCCTGTTGAAGTTGAATATGCTTCGGAATTTAGATATAGAAACCCAATTATTACCGAAAAAGACGTTGTAATTGCTATTTCTCAGTCTGGAGAAACAGCGGATACTTTAGCGGCAATTAAACTTGCTAAATCTAAAGGAGCTTTTGTTTTTGGTGTTTGTAATGTAGTAGGTTCTTCTATTGCTCGTGAGACACATGCAGGTGCGTACACTCATGCAGGTCCTGAAATTGGTGTAGCTTCTACTAAAGCCTTCACCACTCAAATTACGGTATTGTCTTTAATAGCTCTAAAACTTGCTAAAAAAAGAGGTACATTATCTCAAACTGCATTCCAACAATATTTACAAACAATGCAGCTGATTCCAAATCAAGTTGAGAAATTATTAAAAATTGATTCACAAGTTCAAGAAATAGCTGAAGTTTATAAAGACGCTAAGAACTGTTTATATTTAGGTAGAGGATTCAACTTCCCTGTTGCATTAGAAGGAGCCTTAAAACTTAAGGAAATCTCTTATATTCATGCTGAAGGATATCCTGCTGCAGAGATGAAGCACGGACCTATTGCCTTAATTGATGAAAACATGCCAGTTTTTGTTATTGCAACGAGAAAAGGACATTATGAAAAAGTAGTAAGTAATATTCAGGAAATCAAATCACGAAGTGGTAAAATTGTAGCCATCGTTACAGAAGGTGATCAAACCGTAAAGGAAATTGCTGATCATACTATTGAAATTCCAGAAACCGAGGAAGCATTAACTCCATTGTTAACTACGATCCCTTTACAGTTACTTTCATACCACATTGCAGTAATGCTAGGTAAAAATGTAGACCAACCTAGAAACCTTGCTAAATCTGTAACTGTAGAATAA